The DNA sequence TGACTTTAGCACCATTGAAGCTTGAGGCTCATCCAATTTTCCCAAAGATCATAGTTGACTTGTCAACTCCTTAATTATAAGAGAAAGGAAATTGAGGGATGTGCCTAAATTGACTAAAGAGAACAGAGCTAAGATATTAGGCCAAGCCACCTAAATTGACAAAAGAATTGAGAGGCTATGTCCCCATATGTTTATCGGATGCttcattttccttctttttggTGAGACGCTTCTTTGCTTAAACTGGTGTACAACTCTGACTGGCTTTGGAACCATGAAGTGTGAATATCTAGTCATGAGAGGATCCTTGTTCTGTTACTGATATCAGGAATCATCAAAAATCTATATGTTTCATTCATGATTTTTGAGCTAGATCTCCTCTTTGTTTAGGAAGGAAATGCCACTGAAATTCTTTTGGCATCCAATCATTTTTAGCTCTTCAATTTAAAATCTAAACGAACTTGAATTTACCCAAGAAGAATAATGAAAAGAGAGATTGTTAAGTTGTTACAGACAGTTTCATCAGGAGGTACTATCATCAAAATGGCATTTTATTGAAgcaatccaaaatatttaaaatacaTCATACATAAAAGATCATACACATAAGAGTTTTATAAAAACAATAAAGACAAGCAACTACAACTCCAAATGTCGTCTATTTTTTTGTAGCTAGTTGCTCATATCCATTCCTCAAGAAGTTCACCATCTTAGCTTGGCAGCTGGGAAGTACTGCAACCAATACAATTCAAGTcaaataaattagtaattaatttaagaaaaacaCGAAGGGGATTGTGAAATAAATGAATTCAGATCGTGCTTAGTGCTTACCTTTTcaatgagagagagatagtaCGGCTTCACCTTCTCAACATCAACCCGAACCTTGCTCTTGCTGTAAAGGTCATACTTGctacacagaaaaaaaaaatacgagCAGGGTTAAGAACTTGGATTAATTGAGAAACTGAAAAGAGATCAATCAATAGGAATTCGATATGAAGAGAAAGATGTAGACTCATACTTGAATACATGAAGCCACTTCAAGTTTTCGACATCCTCTTCATTCATCAAGTGCTTGTAGGCTCCTGCCCTGTGTAAAGCTGCATAATCATACcaaaattttcttcataattAGTTAATGAGGATGAGGGTTAAGTTTTCTGGTGAACTTATTATACTTCTCTATTATATAACACACCATAGAATGAGTGGTATCTAATGACGAAAAGAGCTGCTGAAGGTAGAGtggtcttattttctttggCCACCTGAAAATACCATATATTTTCCATTAACGATTTAATGGTGATAATTAACAAAGAGCGAAATTGTTACATGATCTGAGGTTTGGATATATACCAGATACATGTAGTCATCATGCCCCCATGACATCAATACGTTGTTAAGTCCACATTTCTCAGAGTAAACTCCATGTTTAGTCTTGTAAGCCGGATTGTTGTAGTCGGGATTCTCCTTGAAATACTGCGATAACAATATCATTCAATTGaattatatatacatgcatTTCCGGAATACTTAATGCAAAGTGAATTTATAGTAGAAGTACCTTGTGGTGAACAATGGACTCGTCAAAAGCACAACCAACTGGGAAAGTGTCACCTGTTACAAGAATCATGATGAATGATTCTGCAGTTGGAAGAAAGTTTCTTAATATAGTGGAATTTGATGCTATTTAGCAATTACCTACAACAGCCCATTGAGGAAGCTCCCcaaagcaaggaagaagaagcacCTTCCCAAGATCTGAGATAAATCATGAGTGATCAAATAAGCTTTTCACTTTATATGAAGGCAAAACAGAGTATCAAATAATACATAGTGAAGTTATTAATACCATGGATAAGGCCAGTCAAGTGTAGCCAATCTTCATTGGGATAGTCCTTTCTAATGGCTTCAGCTGTTTGCAATAAGTGCTCAATTTGAGGTTCATCTAAGTCTGGATCACTCTCGTCTACAACCTCATTGAGAAGTTCACAGCATTCCCATATGCTCATCTCCACCCTGTTCAATTTGCTGTACTCTTTTCTCATTCTCTGGACCTATATTACATTTTGTGTATATGTTTGCTATAAGCTTAATAGTTTATCAACATGGGAAATAAAAATGGTCTCACTGAAATGAATAGCAAGGGAAATTGAATCACTTACGAAGTCATAAGTCTGGTTAATGTGATTGATCTTGTAGAATTTCTCCACACTTGGTTGCCTCTCACCTTCTGCATCATAATCCCTGTTTTGCAATCCATTAAAAATTAGACTAAATTTAATAGATGATTAAATGGAGAGGAAAGAACGAAGTACTGAACTTCACAGATATGTAAACAACAGTGAACATAGACAGAGACGGGAGCCCAAGAGAACAGACTTTTGTAATCATGAGACACAGAATCAAGGGACATAAAAAGTGGACATGACCCAACTGGGTTATTGGGCTTCCATAAAGCCCATGTTCATTATGCTTATGCTTTTCTGCAACCCTGATCAGACTCTTTCAAGGAAAATGACATTATT is a window from the Rosa chinensis cultivar Old Blush chromosome 2, RchiOBHm-V2, whole genome shotgun sequence genome containing:
- the LOC112188078 gene encoding inositol oxygenase 1, which gives rise to MTILIEQQEHQPEFGVEGGGGKEVVVDEKELVLDGGFLVPHTNSFGQTFRDYDAEGERQPSVEKFYKINHINQTYDFVQRMRKEYSKLNRVEMSIWECCELLNEVVDESDPDLDEPQIEHLLQTAEAIRKDYPNEDWLHLTGLIHDLGKVLLLPCFGELPQWAVVGDTFPVGCAFDESIVHHKYFKENPDYNNPAYKTKHGVYSEKCGLNNVLMSWGHDDYMYLVAKENKTTLPSAALFVIRYHSFYALHRAGAYKHLMNEEDVENLKWLHVFNKYDLYSKSKVRVDVEKVKPYYLSLIEKYFPAAKLRW